The genomic window GTGGTGCTGATCGTTGTGGCGCTGCTGCGCTACCCTACCTTCAAACGCAGGCAGCTCGACCGCCGCGCCGTTGTCCGCTCTGCGCGTCCGCCCGGTACGGCTGACCTTGACGATGTAGATGCCATTCGTCCCGACATTGACGCTTCATCGATGGCCTCGGCCCGCAAATCGGTCAGCCGAGATGTGCCCGACGGCGTGCTGGCCGACGCCCTGCTGGACGCCACGCCCGAGCAGATTCAGCACCTCTTCGCTGCCGTTCCCCAAGAAATTATTGCCGCCGCCGTTGGCAAGAGTAAAGACAACGTGCAGCAGGCTCCCCTTAAGGCCGAAGACCTCGCTCAACTGCGCGGTGTGGGCGACTCGGTGGACGACCTCGAAATCTGGAGCTTTGGCGAGAAGAGCTGAAGACGTAGAGGAGCGGCCCGCCGCTCAGCTTTGTGTGGTATGGCCGCTCCGCAGCGCCTTCAACTGCTCATAAAGCTGTTTTTCGGCGTCGCTCAGCTTGGCGGGCAAAACCAAATTGAGCTTGACATACAAGTCGCCCGCGCCGGTTTTGCCGGGCCAGCCTTGACCCTTGAGCCGCATCCGCCGCCCGCCGCTGGTGCCCGCCGGAATGTTCAGGCTCACGTCGCCTTTCATGGTCGGCACCCGCACGCTGCCGCCGAGCGCCGCCGTGTCTACCGGCACGTCCACGCTGGTGCTCAAGTCGCTGCCTTCCAAATCAAATTTGATGTCTTCCAACACGCGGATGGTCAGTAGCACGTCGCCGCCCCCCGGCCCCTGACCCGCCAGCCTGAGCCGAGCGCCGTCGCGGGTGCCGGCCGGAATCCGGACGGTGAGGCGTTTGCCCTCCACCTGAATGGTTTCATCTGAGCCGCTGTAGGCTTCTTGCAAAGTGACTTGCAGTTCTCCCTCCACGTTCTGGACGAACCTGCGCCCGCCGCCCATGCCCGACATCAAGTCATCGAGGTTGACCTGCGCTCCGCCGCCGCGAAAGCCGCCGCGTCCTGGTTGTCCTTGTTGACCGAACAGGCCCTGAAAAAAGTCGCTGAACTGCGAAGCGTCTACCCCGCCGTAATCGGCGCTGGAAAATCCGCTGCCGCCGCCCGCGCCCGCTCCGCCCCAAGCTCCTGGCGGCACCTGTCCGGAATGGCCGTACTGGTCATACAGTTTGCGTTTTTCGGCGTCGGAGAGCACCGCGTAGGCCTCACCAATTTCCTTGAAGCGCTCGGAGGCCTTGTGGTCGCCCGCGTTTTTGTCGGGGTGGTACTGCTTGGCCAGCTTGCGATAAGCGCTTTTGATCTCGCCCTCAGAGGAGCTGCGCTGTACGCCGAGAACATCGTAATAGTCTTTGTAGGCCATGGTGCCTCCTTCGGAAAAGCCAAAAGCGGCGGGCCATGAGCCAGCTTGATCTGTTCGCTCATCGCCCGCCGCTTACGGTTTACTGCTTCTTAGAAACGACAACCCGCGCGGGCCGCACCAATTTGTCGCCCATCTTAAAGCCGAGTTCGTAGACTTGGATAATGGTGTCGTCCTCAGCGCCGGGCACCACTTGCAGCGCTTCGTGCCACTGCGGGTCAAAGTGCTCACCGACGCTGCCGGTGGCTTCCAGGCCCAGGCCTGAAAAGACGCGCAGCACGCTGGTCTGAACTGCTTGCATGCCGGGAATCAGTTTGGCGGGGTCTTCTGTGCCCATGCTCAGGGCACGCTCTAGGGCGTCGTAAATTGGCATCATGGCCTCGGCGGCTTTGGCTTTGCCCTGATCTTGTGCGCCGCTGACATCGTCTTGGGTGCGGCGGCGGTGGCTTTCAAAGTCGGCAGCGAGGCGGCCCAAACGGCCCCTCAGATCGGCATTCTCTTTTTCCAGCTCGTCTACCTTTTCCATCTTCGCCATCATTTCCTGCACCTGGGCGAACATATTTTCGTCGAGGTCAGGCATTCCGTCCATGCCTTCTAAGCCTTCCATATCGGCGTCTTCGTCCAGCAGTTCGGTGTCGACGGGTTGAGCGCCGACGGCTTCCAAAGTCTGCTCGCCGGTTTTGGCTTCGGGTTCAAATTTCAAATTTTCGGTGTGGTCTGGTTTGTTGGTCATGGCTTGTCCTCCTAAGGGTGTCGGGTTTGTGAACGTAGCAAAAGCGGGATGAGCGCTGAGGGGCGTCTAACCCCGCTTCACCCATCCCGCCTGAGCTGGAACTTTACTCGGCGGGCTTGAAGTCCGCGTCGATCACGTCGTCGTCTTTGTTCATATTGACGCCGCCCTGCGCTCCTGCTCCACCCTGCGGCCCGTCTTGGCCGTCATTCTTGGGCTGATTCTGGTTGGCGGTCATGAAGGTGCGCAGTTCTTCTTCCAGCACCTTCTGGGCGTCGGCGATCTTGCTGTCGTCATCGAGGCGCACGGCTTCCTCGGCAGCGTCGGCAGCGGCCTTGAGCTTGTCCTTGGCTCCCTGATCGGCGCTCTCGTTTTCTTCGATCTGCTGGAGGGCCTGCACCCGCAGCGAATCGAGGCTGTTGCGCTTCTCGACTTTCTCGCGGCGCTGCTTGTCGGTGCTGGCGTTTTGCTCGGCCTCGCGCACCATGCGGTCCACGTCACCCTTATCGAGCGTGGTGGTGTTCTCGATGCGGATGCTCGATTCCTTGCCGCTGGTCTTTTCCTTGGCGGTCACGTTCAAAATGCCGTTGGCGTCGATGTCAAAGGTGACTTCTACCTGCGGCTGTCCGGCCCGCATCGGCGGAATGCCTTCGAGTTTGAAGCGGCCCAGAGATTTGTTGTCGTTAGCCATCGGGCGCTCGCCCTGAAGCACGTTGATTTCTACGCCGGGCTGGTTGTTGTCGGCGGTGGTGTAGATCTCGGTACGCTTAGCCGGAACCGGGGTGTTGCGGGTGATCATCGGCGCGATCATGCCGCCCTTGACTTCCACGCCCATCGTCAGCGGGGTCACGTCGACCAGCACGATGTCGCCCAAGCTGGAATCGCCCAAAATAATACCGGCCTGCACGGCAGCGCCGAGCGCGACGGCTTCATCGGGGTTGACCGATTCGTTGGGTTCTTTGCCAGTCAGTTCTTTGACGATGCGCTTCACGGCGGGAATGCGGGTCGAGCCACCGACCAAAATGATCTCGTCGATCTTGGAAGCGTCGAGCTTGGCGTCGCTCATCGCTTGTTCGACGGGCTTGCGGACGCGCTTGAGCAGATCGCCGGTCAGTTCTTCGAACTTGGCGCGGCTGAGGGTGCGCTCGAGGTGCAGCGGGGTGCGGGTCTCGGGATCAAAGGTGATGAACGGCAAGCTGATGCTGGTTTCCGAAGCGTTGCTGAGTTCGATCTTGGCTTTTTCGGCGGTTTCGATGAGGCGCTGGAGGGCCTGTGGGTCTTTGCGGAGGTCGAAGTTGTGCTCTTTTTTGAATTCGTCGGCCAGCCAATTCACAATGCGCTGATCGAAATCCGCGCCGCCGAGGTGGGTGTCGCCGGAAGTCGATTTGACTTCAAAGACGCCGTCGCCGAGTTCGAGGATCGTTACGTCGAAGGTGCCGCCGCCGAGGTCGAAGACCAAGACCGTTTCGTTGCCCTTACGCTCCAAGCCGTAAGCCAGTGCGGCGGCAGTCGGCTCGTTGATGACGCGCAGCACGTTGAGGCCCGCGATTTCACCGGCCTGACGGGTGGCTTCGCGCTGCGAGTTGTCGAAGTAAGCGGGCACGGTGATGACCACGTCTTTGATCTTCTCGCCGAGCTTGGCCGAGGCGTCGTTGACCAGTTTGCGCAGCACTTCGGCGCTGACCTGCTCGGGCGCGAGGTCTTGGGTGCCGACTTCGACGCGCACGCTGCCGCCGGGGCCTTCTTTGACGGTAAAGGGGCTGCGCTCGGCTTCCGCGCCGATCTCGTCCCAGCGGCGTCCGATGAAGCGCTTGACTTCAAAGATGGTGGCTTTGGGATTGAGCGCGGCTTGGCGGCGGGCAATCTGGCCGACCAAACGCTCGTCGCCTTTGTACGCAACCACGGAGGGTGTGGTGCGTCCGCCCTCGGCGTTGACGATCACTTCGGGGCGTCCGCCTTCCATCACGGCGATGACGCTGTTGGTGGTTCCTAAATCGATTCCGACTGCTTTTGGCATGAATGACCTCTTTGTGGGGGAATTTCTGTTCATTGGTGTGCGAACAGTTCTAAACGCTTCCTATCATAAGCCCACAGTTGAAAGCAGTCAAGAGACTTGAGCGCACCGCACTCACATTTTTGCTGAGCCTCAAGGAAGGCTAAAGGAAGCCCATTGTGGCCGCCGGCCAGTGGGGGTAGGAACGCAGGCGTAAAGTGGCCGTTTTCTCTTACAGTCCTGCAAATTGAGCGGCGTAGACTTTGGGCATATGAAACGTGTGGTGTGGCCCCTCTGGCTGCTTGGCGCAGCGCTCCTCTTGTTGGCAATCATCAGCCTGACCATGCCGCGCGATCTCCAGTCGCCTTTGAGTCTCGATCAATTTCAAGAAGCCCTGAGTCAAGGCAAAGTGCAGTCGCTGAATATTCAGTATCAGGGCAACACCGCCGCGCTGGAGGGCGTCCTCAAAGACGGCCGGAAGTTTGAAAGCCGCTCGCTCAGCGACGATCCGCTGCTGAGTTTGGATACGCTGCAAAAGGGCGGCGTCAACGTCACCATCGCCCCAGTCGGTGGCTTCAACTGGATCGGCACGCTCAGCACCCTGCTGACCGTCGCTTTGATCGGCGTGCTGCTGTTTACCCTCCTCAGGAGCCGCAATCAGCAGGGCAGCGACCCGGCCAACCAGTTCGGCAAGTCCAAAGCCCACGTGATTCAAGAAGGCCAGATCAAAGTCGGTTTCGGCGACGTGGCGGGCTGCGACGAAGCCAAAGCCGACCTCACCGAAGTGGTGGATTTCCTCAAGCACCCCGAGAAGTACCATGCTCTGGGCGCACGCATTCCACACGGCATTTTGCTGGTCGGTCCTCCCGGCAGCGGCAAGACACTTTTAGCAAGGGCGGTGGCTGGAGAAGCCAAAGTTCCTTACTTCTCGATTAGCGGTTCAGATTTTGTGGAAATGTTTGTCGGTGTTGGCGCGGCTCGCGTGCGCGACCTCTTCGAGCAGGCCCGCAAAGCCGCGCCATGTATCGTCTTCATTGACGAGATCGACGCGGTGGGCCGCAAGCGCGGCTCCGGAATGCAGGGTGGCAACGATGAGCGCGAACAGACCCTCAACCAACTGCTGGTCGAGATGGACGGCTTCGGCAGCACCCACGAGATCATCATTCTGGCGGCGACCAACCGGCCCGACGTGCTGGACGCTGCCCTGCTCAGGCCCGGACGTTTTGACCGACAAGTCGTGGTGGACGCGCCCGACGTGAGAGGCCGCGAAACCATCCTCAAGATTCACGCCCGCAAAAAGCCGCTGGAACCCAACGTGGATCTCGGCGCGGTGGCCCGCCGCACCCCCGGCATGGTCGGAGCCGACCTCGAGAACCTGCTCAACGAAGCGGCGCTGGGCGCGGCCAGAGGACAGCGCGGCCGCATCACCAACAAAGACATTGACGAAGCGCGTGACCGGGTGCTGATGGGGCCGGAGCGGCGCAGCATGGTCATTGGCGAAAAAGACCGCCGCGTCACGGCCTACCACGAAGTCGGGCACGCGCTGGCTTCGCAACTGCTGCCGCACGCCGACCGCGTTCACAAACTGACCGTCGTGCCGCGTGGACGGGCGCTGGGCGCGGCCATGTACACTCCCGAAGACCGGATGCACCACACCGAGGCCTCACTCCTCGACCGGATCGCGGTGGCGCTGGCCGGACACGCCGCCGAGGACGTGGCGCTGGGAGCCGTGACCACTGGAGCGCAGAGCGATTTTCAGCAGGCCACCAACATCGCCCGCAAGATGATTACCGAGTGGGGCATGAGCAAGCTGGGCAATATCGCGCTCCAGCAAGACGGCGGCTACTTGGGGCTGCCCAGCGAACGCGGCCTTTACAGCGAAGAAACCGCCGAGCGCATCGATGAGGAACTGCGCCGCATCACCGGCGAGCAATTTACCCGTGTTCACGCCCTGCTCAGTGAGCATGTTCACCAGATGCACCGCTTAGTCGACGCCCTGATCGTGCATGAAACGCTCAGCGGCGAGCAGTTCGACACGGTGCTGGCCGGCGGCACCCTCGAAGACCCCGAGGTGGGCGCGGTTACGGCAACCGAATTGCCAGCGGTGGGCACGCTGAAGCCGGGCGGCGTTTAACAGCAGTAGATCCAGAGATGAGGCACCAAACCTTAAGAATTTAGCCCCGCGCTTTGTCTGGCGGGGCTTTTTTTTGCGCCTCTTTTTTGGGTACTCTGCGGCTTGATGTTCACCTTTGCCGAAGCCGCCACCCTGAGCGCCGCGCGAGTCGGCCAAGAAACCCATTTACTGGCCCGCTTCGCCGCCCGCCTGCCCGCCGCTTTTGTGCTGGAGGCCGAGTTCGAGGAGGCCTTTTACCGCCGCGCCAACTTACCCGAACAGCTCGGTAAGCTGTTTGCGCCGATCAACCCGAGGCGCATTGATGAAGACCTGCTGGAGAACTTGTGTGCGCGGGCCACGCCACTGGTTCGCACCTCGGCGCTGATGGACGACAGCGTGCAGTTGCTGCTGCGGGCCGTCAAGAACGCGGGCCTTGCCAGTGGCGAGTTTCATCTGCGCCGCCCCACTGAGCGCCGCAGCGAAAGCGGCGAAGCGCGGCCCCCCAGCAATGAAGTTTTGTTTGCCCTCAAGCGCCTGTGGGCCACCGATTGGACGTTTGAGGCGGTGCTGGCCCGGCTGGACAGGGTAGATAGTGTGGACGGCGCAGGCAGCATCGCCTTAGAAGCGCGTCCGGTGCTGATCTTCGCTGGCCCTGCCGGACGCCCCGACCCCGCGCTGGCCGAGGAACTCGGCATGTTTGAAGCGTGGCGCAGCGCGGCGGGCTTGGTCGGACTGGCTTGAGGGCGGCTCAGCGCCTGCACGCTTTGCCGTTCGGCGTTATCGGAGCGCTGCTGTTTCTGAATGTTTATGCGCCGCAGAGCTTGCTGCCGGTGCTGGCACGTGAATTCGGGGTCAGCTCGGCGCAGGTCGGTACCGTCATCGGCAGCACGACGCTGGCAATGGCGCTGTTCGCACCGTTCGCGGGTCTGATCGCTGACGCGCTGGGACGGCGGCGGGTGACGCTGGGAGCCTTCGCGCTGCTGCTGCTGCCGAGTCTGCTGGCGACTCAGGCCCACACACTTGCGTCGCTCAATCTGGCCCGCTTCGCGCAGGGGTTGCTGATTCCACTGGTGATGGTGGCCGTCAGCGCTTACCTGGCCGAGGAAGCTCCGCCTGCCCGCTTTGCTCGGCTCCTGACCGCGTACGTGACCGGCACCATCGTGGGCGGCTTCGCGGGGCGGCTGCTCAGCGGCGTGGCCGAACACGCGGGCAACTGGCACTTGGCGTTCTGGCTGCTGCTGCTGACCAATCTGCTGGGCGTGGGCGTGGCGCTCTTGGGAATGCCCAAAGAGAAGCACTTCACCCCGCAGCGCCGCCCACGAGAAGCTGGGCGCATTCTGGTCAACCACCTGCGAAATCCGGCGCTCCTGCTGACCTGCGCGGTGGGATTCCTGATTTTGTTCGTTCTGGTGTCGGTGTTCAACACCGTGACTTTGCGGTTGGCCGCGCCGCCGTATGTGCTAGGCAGCGGCCCGATTGGGCTGATTTTCGCGGTGTACCTGCTGGGCGCAGTGGTGACGCCCGTGACCGCTCCGGCGCTCTCTCGGCGGGGGCCGCTGTGGGCGCTGCGGGCCGCCGTGCTGACCAGCTTGGCGGGCTTGTGCCTGACCCTGCTCACGCCGCTGCCGCTGCTGATCGCCGGCTTGGCGGTGGCGGCCTGCGGAGTCTTTCTGGCGCAGGCGGCGGCGCTCAGCGCGGTGCAGAGCAGCATTCGGGGCGGGCGCAGTCTGGCCAACGGCCTCTACAACTTCACTTACTACGGCGGCGCGTCTGTGGCCAGCGTGTTGGCGGGCGCGGCCTATGACTGGCGCGGCTGGAATGCGGTGGCGGCTCTGTGCATGGTCGCCATGCTGGGAGCCGGATGGGTGGGGCAGTGGGGCTGGCGCAACAGTGCGGCGTGAAAGCTAACAGTGTTGCCAAACGAAAAGTGCCCCCGCAGGAGCGCCTTTTGTTCGATTGATGCTCAGCGGTTGACGATGTGAATGGCCTGCTTATGCACCGCTTCCGCCGCTTCCAGCACACTTTCACCCAAGGTCGGGTGGGCGTGAATGGTCAGGGCGATATCGCTGGCGGTGGCGGCCATTTCGAGGCCGAGGCTGGCTTCACCCAGCATGTCCGAAGCGTGCGGCCCCACGATATGCACGCCCAGCACCAAGTCGGTGCCTTCTTCGGTGATCATCTTGACGAAGCCGTCGGTGCTTTGCAGCGTCATGGCGCGGCCCGAGGCGGCAAACGGAAACTGGCCGGTCTTGATTTTGTAGCCCTTGGCGAGGGCTTCTTCTTCGGTCAGACCCACCCAGGCGAGTTCCGGTGAGGTGTAGACCACGCCCGGAATCGCCACCGGGTCCATCTCGGCAGGCTCGCCCGCGATGACCTCGGCGGCCACCAGCCCTTCCTTCATGGCTTTGTGGGCCAGCATGGGGTTTCCGGCCACGTCGCCGATGGCGTAGATATGCGGCACGTTGGTCTGCATCTTGCTGTTGACGGTAATAAACCCGCGCTCAACGGCGATGCCCAACCCTTCCAAGTTCAGCCCCGCGCTGCGTGGACGGCGGCCCACCGACACCAATACCCGGTCATAAATCTCGCTGCGCTTCTCGCCGGTCTTGACATCTTCGAGTTCCACTTTCAGCGTGCCGTCGGGCTGCTTCTCAGCTTTGTTGGCTTTGGTCTGGGTCTGCACTTCGATGCCCTGCTTTTCCATGGCCTTGCGAAACGCCGCCACCGCGCCCCGGTCGGCCCCCGGAATCACGTCCGGCAAAAACTCGATGATTTTGACTTTGCTGCCCATGTTGTTGTAGATGTGGGAGAACTCAAAGCCGATGACGCCGCCGCCGACGCACAGCATCCGCGCCGGAACCGGGTCAGGAATGACGAGCGCCCCGGTGGAGTCCACGATACTGACCTGATCGACGTCCAGCCCCGGCAACTTGGCCGGTTCCGAGCCGGTGGCGACGATGAAGTTGCTGGCGGTGTAGGTTTTGTCGCCCACCTTGATGCTGTGGGCGTCCACGAACACCGCTTCGCCGACAAGGTGCGTGACTTTGTTGGCCTTGAACAGCCCGCCCACCCCGCTGGTCAGCTTGGTGACGATGCCGTCTTTCCATTTATTGAGCTTGCCGATGTCCAACTGGGTGCTGGAAAAGGTCAGCCCGAACTCGGCGGCGTGCTTGCTGGCGGCTAGCCCGTCGCCCGCGTGCAGCAGCGCTTTGGTGGGAATGCAGCCGACGTTGAGGCACACCCCGCCCAAGTATTCTTTTTCGACGCAGGCCACTTTGAGGCCGAGCTGCGCTCCCCGAATTGCCGCGTGATACCCGCCGGGGCCAGCGCCGATGATGAGGACATCAAAATCCATTGCTTTGGTCATGGCTCAGTTTAACGCGGCGGGGCGCTTCAGAGAGTGACGCATTTGAGAAGTCAGTACGCAGAGATTGACAAGTTGGGGGTGTGAATAGCCGATCTGTGCGGTAAAGCCGAACAAGCGGCTGTGAGTCGCCTGAGCGTATTGAAAAAGCTCCGCATAAGCCTCTGGATTGGGCCAGACTTGCTACAGTCAAGCATGACCCAACCCGTCCCCGCACGCGATCCGGGCTCAGCCCCGCCTGTTTCAAAGCTGAACCTGGCGGCGCTGTTTCTCTCTCAGTCGCTGGCGACGGGAGCCACCACCGCCAGCACTGTGCTGGCCTCGCTGGTCATCAGCACGCTGGGCCGCGAGGCCTGGGCGGGCGTGCCCAGCACCTTGGTCACGCTCGGCTCGGCAGCCTCGGCGGGCATCTTCGGCTGGTTGATGCTGCGCGACCGGCGCAGGGGCCTGGTCACGGCGTACTTGCTGGGTGTCTTCGGCGCGTTAGTGGGCTTCTGGGGCGCGTGGCAGCAGCACATCTGGGTGTTCTTGCTGGGCGCGGCGGTGGTCGGCATGTCGCAGGGCGGCTTCCAGCAGGCCCGCTACGCCGCCGCCGAGAGTGTCGGTCCTTCAAAGCGCGGCCTAGTGATCGGCGCGATGATGTTCGCCTCGGTGCTGGGGTCGGCCTTTTCCACGTTGCTCAGCACGCCGCTGGCTGAGTTCGCCTCGGGTCTCAAAACCTCGGCGGAGGTGGTTGGCTGGCTGCTGGCGGCGCTGTTCTTGCTGCTGGGCGCGGTACTGACCTCACTCTGGCGGCCCCCCGCTCAGGTGGCGGTGCAGGAAGC from Deinococcus detaillensis includes these protein-coding regions:
- a CDS encoding DnaJ C-terminal domain-containing protein; protein product: MAYKDYYDVLGVQRSSSEGEIKSAYRKLAKQYHPDKNAGDHKASERFKEIGEAYAVLSDAEKRKLYDQYGHSGQVPPGAWGGAGAGGGSGFSSADYGGVDASQFSDFFQGLFGQQGQPGRGGFRGGGAQVNLDDLMSGMGGGRRFVQNVEGELQVTLQEAYSGSDETIQVEGKRLTVRIPAGTRDGARLRLAGQGPGGGDVLLTIRVLEDIKFDLEGSDLSTSVDVPVDTAALGGSVRVPTMKGDVSLNIPAGTSGGRRMRLKGQGWPGKTGAGDLYVKLNLVLPAKLSDAEKQLYEQLKALRSGHTTQS
- a CDS encoding nucleotide exchange factor GrpE, which produces MTNKPDHTENLKFEPEAKTGEQTLEAVGAQPVDTELLDEDADMEGLEGMDGMPDLDENMFAQVQEMMAKMEKVDELEKENADLRGRLGRLAADFESHRRRTQDDVSGAQDQGKAKAAEAMMPIYDALERALSMGTEDPAKLIPGMQAVQTSVLRVFSGLGLEATGSVGEHFDPQWHEALQVVPGAEDDTIIQVYELGFKMGDKLVRPARVVVSKKQ
- the dnaK gene encoding molecular chaperone DnaK, with amino-acid sequence MPKAVGIDLGTTNSVIAVMEGGRPEVIVNAEGGRTTPSVVAYKGDERLVGQIARRQAALNPKATIFEVKRFIGRRWDEIGAEAERSPFTVKEGPGGSVRVEVGTQDLAPEQVSAEVLRKLVNDASAKLGEKIKDVVITVPAYFDNSQREATRQAGEIAGLNVLRVINEPTAAALAYGLERKGNETVLVFDLGGGTFDVTILELGDGVFEVKSTSGDTHLGGADFDQRIVNWLADEFKKEHNFDLRKDPQALQRLIETAEKAKIELSNASETSISLPFITFDPETRTPLHLERTLSRAKFEELTGDLLKRVRKPVEQAMSDAKLDASKIDEIILVGGSTRIPAVKRIVKELTGKEPNESVNPDEAVALGAAVQAGIILGDSSLGDIVLVDVTPLTMGVEVKGGMIAPMITRNTPVPAKRTEIYTTADNNQPGVEINVLQGERPMANDNKSLGRFKLEGIPPMRAGQPQVEVTFDIDANGILNVTAKEKTSGKESSIRIENTTTLDKGDVDRMVREAEQNASTDKQRREKVEKRNSLDSLRVQALQQIEENESADQGAKDKLKAAADAAEEAVRLDDDSKIADAQKVLEEELRTFMTANQNQPKNDGQDGPQGGAGAQGGVNMNKDDDVIDADFKPAE
- the ftsH gene encoding ATP-dependent zinc metalloprotease FtsH produces the protein MKRVVWPLWLLGAALLLLAIISLTMPRDLQSPLSLDQFQEALSQGKVQSLNIQYQGNTAALEGVLKDGRKFESRSLSDDPLLSLDTLQKGGVNVTIAPVGGFNWIGTLSTLLTVALIGVLLFTLLRSRNQQGSDPANQFGKSKAHVIQEGQIKVGFGDVAGCDEAKADLTEVVDFLKHPEKYHALGARIPHGILLVGPPGSGKTLLARAVAGEAKVPYFSISGSDFVEMFVGVGAARVRDLFEQARKAAPCIVFIDEIDAVGRKRGSGMQGGNDEREQTLNQLLVEMDGFGSTHEIIILAATNRPDVLDAALLRPGRFDRQVVVDAPDVRGRETILKIHARKKPLEPNVDLGAVARRTPGMVGADLENLLNEAALGAARGQRGRITNKDIDEARDRVLMGPERRSMVIGEKDRRVTAYHEVGHALASQLLPHADRVHKLTVVPRGRALGAAMYTPEDRMHHTEASLLDRIAVALAGHAAEDVALGAVTTGAQSDFQQATNIARKMITEWGMSKLGNIALQQDGGYLGLPSERGLYSEETAERIDEELRRITGEQFTRVHALLSEHVHQMHRLVDALIVHETLSGEQFDTVLAGGTLEDPEVGAVTATELPAVGTLKPGGV
- a CDS encoding MFS transporter; the protein is MRAAQRLHALPFGVIGALLFLNVYAPQSLLPVLAREFGVSSAQVGTVIGSTTLAMALFAPFAGLIADALGRRRVTLGAFALLLLPSLLATQAHTLASLNLARFAQGLLIPLVMVAVSAYLAEEAPPARFARLLTAYVTGTIVGGFAGRLLSGVAEHAGNWHLAFWLLLLTNLLGVGVALLGMPKEKHFTPQRRPREAGRILVNHLRNPALLLTCAVGFLILFVLVSVFNTVTLRLAAPPYVLGSGPIGLIFAVYLLGAVVTPVTAPALSRRGPLWALRAAVLTSLAGLCLTLLTPLPLLIAGLAVAACGVFLAQAAALSAVQSSIRGGRSLANGLYNFTYYGGASVASVLAGAAYDWRGWNAVAALCMVAMLGAGWVGQWGWRNSAA
- the lpdA gene encoding dihydrolipoyl dehydrogenase codes for the protein MTKAMDFDVLIIGAGPGGYHAAIRGAQLGLKVACVEKEYLGGVCLNVGCIPTKALLHAGDGLAASKHAAEFGLTFSSTQLDIGKLNKWKDGIVTKLTSGVGGLFKANKVTHLVGEAVFVDAHSIKVGDKTYTASNFIVATGSEPAKLPGLDVDQVSIVDSTGALVIPDPVPARMLCVGGGVIGFEFSHIYNNMGSKVKIIEFLPDVIPGADRGAVAAFRKAMEKQGIEVQTQTKANKAEKQPDGTLKVELEDVKTGEKRSEIYDRVLVSVGRRPRSAGLNLEGLGIAVERGFITVNSKMQTNVPHIYAIGDVAGNPMLAHKAMKEGLVAAEVIAGEPAEMDPVAIPGVVYTSPELAWVGLTEEEALAKGYKIKTGQFPFAASGRAMTLQSTDGFVKMITEEGTDLVLGVHIVGPHASDMLGEASLGLEMAATASDIALTIHAHPTLGESVLEAAEAVHKQAIHIVNR
- a CDS encoding MFS transporter; translation: MTQPVPARDPGSAPPVSKLNLAALFLSQSLATGATTASTVLASLVISTLGREAWAGVPSTLVTLGSAASAGIFGWLMLRDRRRGLVTAYLLGVFGALVGFWGAWQQHIWVFLLGAAVVGMSQGGFQQARYAAAESVGPSKRGLVIGAMMFASVLGSAFSTLLSTPLAEFASGLKTSAEVVGWLLAALFLLLGAVLTSLWRPPAQVAVQEASPQAASKAAHVPISHPQVWPAALAVAVSQGLMVTLMSLTPLRAHNMGMEHPAIAGLVTIHIAGMYGLGWLTGPLIDRFGVRFGYLAGAALLLLAALSAPAGRLWLAPSMFLLGLGWNLGFLAGSKALTNFRGAQGKVDALAYLTAGVGTLSGGLILNRFGFEPLAWGCAALSSLLLISAWYGGLSRPAAAVAAD